The following proteins come from a genomic window of Deinococcus sp. YIM 134068:
- a CDS encoding acyl-CoA carboxylase subunit beta produces MTQLGLELQELIATMEGRRARVEAGGGLERQKKQREGGKLTARERIEKLLDPGSFLELSTFVEHGHNRLMAGVEAPGEGVVTGRGTIDGRQVFVFSQDFTVLGGSLGKMNASKVTKVMDLAARTGCPVIGLNDSAGARIQEGVDSLSGYGEIFYRNAVYSGSVPQISAILGPCAGGAVYSPALTDFIVMSRGTSYMFITGPEVIKSVTREDVTFDQLGGADVHTRKSGVAHLEYDGDEAVLAGIRDLLGYLPQNAREQPPVRECSDPVDRRNDRLLELVTPDQRRPYAMHDVIHELVDDGTFLEIQPGWARNILCGFARLNGQSVGIVANNPKVMAGTLNIDASDKAARFIRTCDCYNVPILTLVDVTGFLPGVAQEHAGIIRHGAKMLYAYAEATVPKVTLITRKSYGGAYLAMNSRDMGADVVYAWPTAAVAVMGAEGAANIVYRRDIQNSEDPEATRAEKIRQYKETFDNPYVAAAKGYIDDVIPMEGTRARLIQTFAMLRDKAETRPYKKHGNIPL; encoded by the coding sequence AAACTCCTCGACCCCGGCTCCTTCCTCGAACTCTCCACCTTCGTGGAGCACGGCCATAACCGCCTGATGGCGGGTGTGGAAGCTCCCGGCGAGGGCGTGGTGACGGGACGCGGGACGATTGACGGGCGACAGGTCTTCGTCTTCAGCCAGGACTTCACCGTGCTGGGCGGCTCGCTCGGCAAGATGAACGCCAGCAAGGTGACGAAGGTGATGGACCTCGCCGCGCGGACGGGTTGCCCGGTCATCGGCCTGAACGACTCGGCGGGGGCGCGCATTCAGGAGGGCGTGGACTCCCTGAGCGGCTACGGCGAAATCTTCTACCGCAACGCGGTCTACTCGGGCAGCGTGCCGCAGATCAGCGCCATCCTCGGCCCCTGCGCGGGCGGCGCGGTGTACTCGCCCGCCCTGACTGACTTCATTGTGATGAGCCGGGGCACGTCGTACATGTTCATCACCGGGCCGGAGGTCATCAAATCCGTCACCCGCGAGGACGTGACCTTCGACCAGCTCGGCGGCGCGGACGTGCATACCCGCAAGTCCGGCGTCGCTCACCTCGAATACGACGGGGACGAGGCCGTGCTGGCGGGCATCCGCGACCTGCTCGGCTACCTTCCGCAGAACGCCCGCGAGCAGCCGCCCGTCCGGGAGTGCTCCGACCCCGTGGACCGCCGCAACGACCGTCTGCTGGAACTGGTCACGCCCGACCAGCGCCGCCCCTACGCGATGCACGACGTTATCCATGAACTCGTGGACGACGGCACTTTCCTCGAAATCCAGCCGGGTTGGGCCAGGAACATCCTCTGCGGCTTCGCGCGGCTGAATGGGCAGAGCGTGGGCATCGTCGCCAACAACCCGAAGGTCATGGCGGGCACGCTGAACATCGACGCCTCGGACAAGGCCGCGCGCTTTATCCGCACCTGCGACTGCTACAACGTCCCGATCCTGACGCTGGTGGACGTGACGGGCTTCCTGCCGGGGGTGGCGCAGGAGCACGCGGGCATCATCCGCCACGGCGCGAAGATGCTCTACGCCTACGCGGAGGCGACCGTCCCCAAAGTCACCCTCATCACCCGCAAGAGCTACGGCGGGGCGTACCTCGCCATGAACAGCCGCGATATGGGGGCCGACGTGGTGTACGCGTGGCCCACCGCCGCCGTCGCCGTCATGGGTGCGGAGGGGGCCGCCAACATCGTCTACCGCCGCGACATCCAGAATTCTGAGGACCCGGAGGCCACCCGTGCCGAGAAGATCAGGCAGTACAAGGAGACCTTCGACAACCCCTACGTCGCCGCCGCCAAAGGTTATATCGACGACGTGATCCCGATGGAAGGCACCCGCGCCCGCCTGATCCAGACCTTCGCCATGCTGCGCGACAAGGCGGAGACGAGGCCGTACAAGAAGCACGGGAACATACCGCTGTGA
- a CDS encoding MarR family winged helix-turn-helix transcriptional regulator, translated as MTQTPDLPTDLDTMLCFNLYVASRSVVMAYRPLLEPLGLTYPQYLVMLALWTTPHPPTVKALGETLRLDSGTLSPLLKRLEAAGHLRRHRRAADERELEVTLTPQGRAMREQAADVPRLIGERVGLSDERARELVGLLREVIGNLDEDEK; from the coding sequence ATGACGCAGACTCCCGACCTGCCCACCGACCTCGACACCATGCTGTGTTTCAACCTGTACGTGGCGTCGCGCAGCGTGGTGATGGCCTACCGTCCCCTCCTCGAACCGCTGGGGCTGACGTACCCGCAGTACCTCGTGATGCTGGCCCTCTGGACTACACCGCATCCGCCGACCGTCAAGGCGCTGGGCGAGACGCTGCGGCTCGACTCGGGCACCCTCTCGCCCCTGCTCAAGCGGTTGGAGGCCGCCGGGCACCTGAGGCGTCACCGCCGCGCCGCCGACGAGCGCGAGTTGGAGGTCACGCTCACCCCACAGGGCAGGGCTATGCGCGAACAGGCCGCCGATGTGCCCCGCCTCATCGGCGAGCGCGTGGGCCTGAGCGACGAGAGGGCGCGCGAACTGGTGGGGTTATTGCGGGAAGTGATCGGGAATCTGGACGAGGATGAAAAGTAA